GCATTTGCTTCTGCCAGAGCCACAGAGAACCAGCATCTAGCCCAGcaaatgaggcaggtctgctgcagGCGTGGGGTTTGAGGGTGGCAGAATGAGATGAGACATTGCAGAGGAACCCGGTATACCCCACATGCAACCTCTGGCCTAGCACTTGGGCAAGATGCCCGTGTTCTCAGCCTCCAAAAAGCACACGGGGGACACCAAGTTGTGCTTTATAGTGCATATTGATAataggggtgggaggtggggctcaGCCTACTCTCCAAACCCTCTGGCTCCTAACACTGTTCTTCCTGGACTACCGAGGACCCCACAAGTTCTTCCTTGGCCCCCTGGCTGCCTTCTGGTTGAAAGCTCTCATTGGGAAGCTCTGAGTAGAAGTCCACGCCTTCAGAGACGGAGCGGACAGGCGGGTGGAGGTAACGGTGGCAGCTTATGGGTGGACCCCCCTGGGTGGCTGCACAGGGGAGCTGGGGAAGGAAGCACTGGTGGTGGTGCGGCAAGCAGCCCAGGTTGTCTCGGGAGCTCTTGCTGTGTTTGCCCTTGAACTCCAGCAGCAGCTTCGTGTACTTATTGAAGGTGGTGACAGCCGACGCCATGCAGCAGGTGAAGGAGATCCAGGCCATGCTAGAGACAGATGGGCACAAAAGAGCAGACAGTTAGAATCTGGCCGCCTTACTGGGTTGAAAGGAAAACACCAGGATGCCGGTCAAAGCTGACAATGCCTCTTTGGAATGAGGTGGAGGGCAGTGGGCAGGGACCTGGACTAGCTACGTCCCCATGGGCCACCATGTCATAGGCAGAGAGAGGTCACATTAAGTCATGGGCTTTGCTTTCACTGAATTGGTTGTGCCATTTTTctataaataaacacatacacacacatgattTTTCAGTCTCCCTTTCCTCAACCTGTATCTGTAGGGTTCCCTGGACTTGCAGCTCAGCTATGGACTGTGGCCagtgcccagagcccagagcctggAACTCAGAGCTGAGAGCTAGGGGTGTGACTTTCTTATCTCTGTTCCCTTCGCTATTTCTACTCAGATTCTAGGAGTGATGGTTCTTCTTCCATCTTCCTTTGTTTTGCCCTTAGCAACCTTGGTGTCCCCAAAGTTGACCCTATGAAAGTCATGCAGAGAATATTGACGCCAAATCTGTATATATTATAGCGGTCACCTATGAAATCTGCCCCCCAAGTGAACAGTGTGGTCTGTGGCTCCAAGGGAGTTTATGATGGATGGCAGAGAAACTGGAGGGTAAGAGAAGTTGGATGGAttcaaggacagcaacaacaaaggatGCTGGGGGATGATACCAAACACATTCTTTAAAGCTCAGAAAGTCAAGCCCACCTCTATCTCTGCATGATTCTGGGAAGCCCAAGAAACAGGAAGTTGTGTATGGGGTTAGTGAGGGGCTTTGGGGAGGGGGTTGAGTAGTGCAGTGGTGATGACAGTGACAGCCTGAAGGTAGATGAAAAGTGAAAAGCAGGGCCCTGGCAGtagtatagcgggttaagtgcacatggcgcaaagtgcaaggaccaatgtaaggatcccagttcgaggccccagctctccaactgcaggggattcacttcacaagtggtgaagcagtcctgcaggtgtctttctctcccccctctgtcttcctctcctctctccatttctctctgatatatccaacaacaacgatatcagtaacaacaacaataataaccacaacaacaataaaaagggcaacaaaaaggaaaaaaaataaaataaaaaaaagaaaggtgaagggagttggatggtagtgcagtgggttatgcacatgcagcacaaagcgcaaggaccagcgtaagggtacctgttccagcccccagctccccacctgtaggggagtcgcttcacaggtggtgaagcaggtctgcaggtgtctatctttctctccccctctgtcttcccctcctctctccatttctctctgtcctagctaacaacaatgacatcaataacaacaacaacaacaactacaacaataataaaggaaaaaagaaagaaaggtaaaaagcAATGGATATGGGAAAGGAGCTAAGCTGTTGAAGGCACCATCTTCTGGAATCAAAGAGCATGTCTGGTACCAAGATGGAATGTGGGCACATGGCTATTTCCACACTTAGTCCTTTAGAATGAAAATTCAGGCCCAGTGCTCTGTCTTAACTCCAGACAGCTACTCTTTAAGTCCTGTGAGCTCCTATGAAGTAGGTTAAGAGTGCTCCCAAAAGAAGAAGAATCTTACAGCAGACACTGACCTTGGATGAGttcctttcttgttttaaaaagaattatttattcatgagagagatgagagagagagagaaccagacatcactctggtgcatgtgatgctggagattgaactcaggagctcatggttgagaatccaatgctttatccactgtgccaccttctggaccacaaatGTGTTTCTTTTGTCATggttgctgctttcctttttgagAGAAACCTAATTGACCAGATAGTTTTTGAAAAATTAGAGAAGtgaggtcaggtggtgatgcacctggtagaaggaacatgttaccatgcttgaggatccaggtttaagtccacctgcaaaggggaagctttacagtGGAGTAGTGGTatcagtgtttctctcctcctactccctccccctcttattaaaaaaaaaaaaaacagcaaaagaaactactacccaaaccaagagacccctcatagaatgggagaaggtctttacatgccatacatcagataagaggctaatagccagaatatataaagaacctgcaaatctcaacaagaaaacaaccccctccaaaaatggggggcgtacatggacagaacattcaccacagaaaagatccaaaaggccgagaaacacatgaaaaaattctctaagtctctgattgtcagagaaatgcaaataaagacaacaatgagataccacttcactcctgtgagaatgtcatacatcagaaaagctaacagcagcaaatgctggagaggttgtggggtcacaggaaccctcctgcactgctggttggaatgtaaattggcccaaactctgtggagaacagtctggagaccttggaaggctagaaatggacctaccctatgatcctgcaattcctctcctggggatatatcctaaggaacccaacacagccattcaaaaagatctgtattcacatatgttcttggcagcacaatttgtaatagccaaaacctggaagcaacagatgagtgtccaacaacagatgagtggctgaacttTAATactattcacctattaaaaatggtgacttcaccgttttcagctgatcttggatggaccttgaaaaattcatgttaagtgaaataagtcagaaacagaaggatgaatatgggatgatctcactctcaggccgaagttgaaaaacaagatcagaaacgaaaacacaagtagaacctgaactggaattgggtgGGTGTGGATAATACAGATCCAAGagggatgacagaagacctagtgagggttgtattgttatatggaaaactgggaaatgttatgcatgtacagactattgtatttactgtcgaatgcaaagcattaattccccaataaagaaaatttaaaaaaagaactaggagaaaaaaaaaggagtgattgTACAGgttctgagtcccagtgataaccctgatggcaaaaggaaggaaggaagggagggaggaaagaaagtgaATTAGAGCATGACCAGCAGAAGAAATTTTGTTTCTAATAGATTGATGGAAAATAAGAATGGATTAGGGACAAAGTTATTCTTTATTGTAGGAGAAATGTATAAGATTCAACTCAAATTTTGAGGTGGATTCTTTTTTCTACCTGCAAATATCTTTTGAAACATAAACCTGTAAGTCACAGAGTGACATTTCCACAAACCATGCCAAATCAGCCACATTCCCAGGTCTATGCCACTATCATGGTGAAGCAGCAGCAACCACTATCCTATCAGTGGAAAAGCAAAGCTGGACAAGACAGCTGGCAAAGCAAACCCAAGGAATGGCTCTGCCTCCTCAGAGGTAGGACAAGAGCCCTTCATAAGAGCAACAGGCTCCTGGGTGAAGAGGAAAGGCTGAAGGATTGAGAGAATCCAGGGCAGGTTGGCGGGGAGGGGCTGCAGCCACTCATGCTTACTAGAAGGCCCAGCTGTAATTCCAGTCGTGTGGCCTCCAGTCTTCTGGACCCAAGTTGACAGTCTCCTGGAAGACTTGAGTGTACATCATGTGGGCCACCATCCCCAGGAGGCCTGTGGACGGGACAGAACATAGGGTCCTTAGAGAAGGCTGTCACTGCCATCCCCAGGGGTCAGCAATCTGAAGCTACCTTCTCACTGTGCTCTGTGACACACATGGGCAGCTGATCAGGAAGACGGCTTGAGGTTGAGGGCTGGGGAAAGTTTGGAGTGTCTGCTGCACCTGCAGCCACTGTCTACatttcctcctcccacccctgctCCCATGAGCTTGATTATTCATCTTGGATTGGCAGCCTTGACAGCCTTTGAAAAGCTGTGTgttggactgaggagacagcatagtgcttctgcaaaaagactttgatgcctgaggctctgaggtctcgggttcaatccccagcaccaccatcagccagagctgaacagtgctttagtctctttctgtagcttccaatgtgtatattaaaaagaagaagaaaaaggaggaagaggaggaggaggagaggaagaagggggttgagcggtagcgcagtgggttaagcgcacatggcacaaagcgcaaggacttgtgcaaggatcccggttcgagcccccggctccccacttgcaggggggttgcttcacaggcagtgaagcaggactgcaggtgtctttctctccccctctctgtcttccttcctctctcaatttctctctgtcctgtccaacaacaatagcagcaatgacaacaataataataatgatgacaacaagagtaacatcaagggcaacaaaatgggaaaaatggtctccaggaacagtggattcatggaaaaggcaccaagccccagcaataaccctggaagcaaaaaaaaaaaaaaaagaaagaaagaaagaaaggaaaaaggagaggctgtgctctgtcacacacacacacacacacacacacacacacacacacacacacacacacacacacacacacacacacacacaacaccaaTCTGGGTTTCTACACCTTGAGAAAACTTGCAAAGTGTCCAGAGAGGAATCCTGTGGCAAAATAGTGAGCATCTACTGTGAAACCTCCCAGGTCAATTTCCATCAAAATCAAAGATGCCCATGGAAATAGCATCTGCCTCCACCCTGTCTCTTTGAGGCAGTGCCACCTAAATCAGGGTTTCATAGATGTTTTTGACCACTAGGCCATGTCCCCAgccaattattattaatttttaatgaacTGAGAgtaagaaagggggggagaggagtGAGCACAAAGTGCTACTTTCGCACCTATGGAGGAGCActgctagttctctctctctctctctctctctctctctctctcataatgtgCTGGGGTTTTGCTCAGGGCCTCCAACATGCAAGGCAGATGCTGTACCACTGACCCCCATCCCCAGGcatcctcctctgccttctccaGACCTGTGATCTCACCTGACAGGACAGAGGAGATGGCGGCGAAGGCACTGAGCTTGAGCCCGCAGCCTGGGTTCCCCATGAGCAGCAGGTCCATTAGTAGAAGGAG
This portion of the Erinaceus europaeus chromosome 7, mEriEur2.1, whole genome shotgun sequence genome encodes:
- the GSG1 gene encoding germ cell-specific gene 1 protein isoform X2, which produces MELPQVLSGQRTFLSATLNLLSLGLSATCLLSNYWFVGTQKVPKPLCGKGLAAQCFGVSVPLDGSTPNTSSPEVVQYSWETGDDRFSFRAFHSGMWLSCEEVMEEPGSHLASGERCRSFIELTPPTEREILWFSLGAQFAYIGLEFISFLLLLMDLLLMGNPGCGLKLSAFAAISSVLSGLLGMVAHMMYTQVFQETVNLGPEDWRPHDWNYSWAFYMAWISFTCCMASAVTTFNKYTKLLLEFKGKHSKSSRDNLGCLPHHHQCFLPQLPCAATQGGPPISCHRYLHPPVRSVSEGVDFYSELPNESFQPEGSQGAKEELVGSSVVQEEQC